Proteins from a single region of Planctomycetota bacterium:
- a CDS encoding L-threonylcarbamoyladenylate synthase has translation IACRADDPQAVERLKRVKGRPPDKPFSLHIGRKEDIARCVPNVPAAARKLMDCYWPGPLTIIFPTGDGQGLGVRMPSNIVALEFLRRAGVPVIAPSANRSGEPPATDAEQVARALGDDLDVILDGGTCTYGEASTVVRITDEGWEVLRQGSITPEQLRRTLGKTIVFVCTANTCRSPMAEALCKKLLADSLHCAIEDLPERGYTVLSAGTAGFDDCPASYQAVEAMSRQGLDLSGHRSRPVTPGLVADADVLFVMARHHGDSIRRILPEASGKIRLLDRSGEEVEDPVGGSVETFVACAEHIERCLRAELPDLLSRRL, from the coding sequence ATCGCCTGCCGCGCCGACGATCCGCAGGCCGTCGAGCGACTCAAGCGGGTGAAGGGCCGCCCACCCGACAAGCCCTTCAGCCTCCACATCGGCCGCAAAGAGGATATCGCGCGCTGCGTGCCCAACGTGCCCGCAGCGGCCAGGAAGCTGATGGACTGCTATTGGCCCGGCCCGCTCACCATCATCTTCCCAACCGGGGACGGCCAGGGGCTCGGCGTTCGCATGCCTTCGAACATCGTCGCCCTGGAGTTCCTGCGCCGGGCCGGCGTCCCGGTCATCGCCCCCAGCGCGAACCGCTCCGGGGAGCCGCCGGCCACCGATGCCGAACAGGTCGCCCGCGCGCTGGGCGACGACCTCGACGTGATCCTCGACGGCGGCACGTGCACCTACGGGGAGGCCTCCACCGTCGTCCGCATCACCGACGAGGGCTGGGAGGTACTCCGCCAGGGCTCGATCACCCCGGAACAGCTTCGCCGCACCCTGGGCAAGACCATCGTCTTCGTGTGCACCGCCAACACCTGTCGCTCGCCCATGGCCGAGGCCCTGTGCAAGAAACTGCTCGCCGACAGCCTGCACTGTGCGATAGAAGACCTGCCGGAGCGGGGCTACACGGTGCTGTCGGCGGGCACGGCGGGCTTCGACGACTGCCCCGCGAGCTACCAGGCCGTGGAGGCCATGAGCCGCCAGGGCCTCGACCTCTCGGGGCACAGGTCGCGGCCCGTCACGCCGGGCCTGGTGGCGGACGCCGATGTGCTTTTCGTCATGGCGCGCCACCACGGCGACTCGATCCGCCGCATTCTGCCTGAGGCCTCGGGCAAGATCCGTCTCCTGGATCGCAGCGGGGAGGAGGTGGAGGACCCGGTGGGCGGCTCGGTGGAGACCTTCGTGGCCTGCGCCGAACACATCGAGCGGTGCCTGCGGGCCGAGCTCCCCGACCTGTTGAGCCGGCGTCTCTGA